In the genome of Acidobacteriota bacterium, one region contains:
- a CDS encoding carboxypeptidase regulatory-like domain-containing protein, with product MVPACGYSKGGIVMLRCRFGKCATNLLIVATAIVGLSCFAPNLALAQNSSSGTVAGQVTDAQGKAIVGAVITLTNQASNGVTPAVSNSVGRYTFGNLEPGTYTLMVKKAGFKTASVKNQAVIVGRPLTLNVSMQVGEANQTVEVTASGAELQTMNATVGNSLSGAAIVDLPNLNRDANSLTMLQPNTNPDGGVGGADADQNSFTVDGGNNTNDMGGGAGIYIAATGGQTSGVIPTPAESVTEFTVSVSNQSADVNSAAGSSVTMVTKRGTDSIHGSAYDYYLGSYLSANGWRSNRSHTPRAKSHRNRFGAALGGRILPDWLGGKTYLFGNYEGLRYPQAPSNTWDTPTATLRAGVVAATSGNEATEPICGQGSDAAGGCADSSRTVTYYNLNNHSTQVGGITYPVAQCANPASTSANPLPAVACDPRGLGLNPVVAQLWKQYMPNPNNPNGGDGFNTQGFTANINTPQSSNFFVTRIDHDLGQKTHFTLTYHFYSFSRVDQFAQHDIGGGIPGDSFGVPVSPTTRPQLPSMWTAQITTNVNSNITNTFNYSYLRNFWQWAGSYLQPTPLSGFGALGGALEIGGESSNALIPYNVNTQRVRTRVWDGIGNTFKDDVTILHGNHLFQFGGRYTHQIDYHQRNDNGGGIMANNVYQVTNGNGISFNYLPADFQTGANSGADKGTFDQTYAEVLGMVSQPQTLYTRAGKDLALQPLGTPMFDKSSIPMYNMYFSDAWHIKPSLTFTYGAGYTIEMPPYEAQGKQVVLVDGADNPVVTTNYLAQTEKAALAGQTFNPELGFATVGNVGSGLKYPYHPFYGGFSPRISLAWNPNVSGGVLGWMFGGNKSVLRGGWSRIYGRLNGVDLVLVPLLGTGLGQPVSCLGATSTGACLGSRGANPTDAFRIGPTANGDDGMSAPLGHAPTQTLPQPYFPGELQNGVANPSAGSGSSLDPNFKPNRSDEFDLTFQRQLTANLTTMIGYTGRIIRNEFQELTPNAVPYMMTAGGEQFQKAFAQLFEQIAADPTKLSKVTQSPFFSAAMGGNSSAFCAPAQNNCALAVAEMAGPSGGDYIDPTFGNDVYGLWAKLQSNPAWTLGRTTASAPTTCQVGVQPGCPASGVISGGGQLSAIYMNDSIGWGNFNSLFWSVNFRNFHGITGGSNLTWSKSMGTGQTVQASSEYSVTNPFDLKFMYGPQFNSAPVQYNAYFVWSPGAKDQSTIWQHLVHGWSFAPIITWTRQAAANANGYAMDSVGNGGQCSSFGEIDCSTGSTIENAVITTGYTGGSGMVRNSTYGRSNPKAHGTGLNRWADPAAVLATFRPLVLGLDTTGNGSFFPGLSKTNVDFAVTKDLALSERFSTELNAQATNVFNHFSALEYYNNITAPSDFGYIYNNSLSPRTVEVGLLVRW from the coding sequence ATGGTTCCGGCGTGTGGATATTCCAAAGGGGGAATTGTCATGTTGCGTTGTCGCTTCGGGAAGTGCGCCACCAATCTGCTCATCGTCGCAACGGCGATCGTTGGGCTGAGCTGCTTTGCACCCAACCTCGCCCTCGCGCAGAATTCATCGAGCGGCACCGTGGCCGGCCAGGTCACGGACGCTCAAGGGAAGGCGATTGTGGGAGCCGTCATCACGCTGACCAATCAGGCCAGCAACGGGGTGACGCCCGCGGTCAGCAATAGCGTGGGCCGGTATACCTTCGGCAACCTGGAGCCGGGCACCTACACGCTGATGGTGAAGAAGGCGGGATTCAAAACCGCCAGCGTCAAGAATCAGGCTGTGATTGTGGGGCGGCCGCTGACGCTGAACGTGTCGATGCAGGTGGGCGAGGCGAACCAGACCGTAGAGGTGACGGCCTCGGGGGCTGAGCTGCAGACCATGAACGCCACCGTGGGCAACTCCCTGTCCGGAGCGGCGATTGTCGATCTGCCCAACCTCAACCGCGACGCCAACTCACTGACGATGCTGCAGCCCAACACCAATCCGGACGGCGGCGTGGGCGGTGCGGACGCCGACCAGAACAGCTTCACGGTGGATGGCGGCAACAATACCAACGATATGGGTGGCGGCGCGGGCATCTACATTGCTGCGACCGGCGGCCAGACGTCGGGTGTCATCCCGACGCCCGCGGAAAGCGTCACTGAATTCACGGTCAGCGTTTCCAATCAGTCTGCGGATGTGAACTCCGCGGCCGGCTCATCGGTGACTATGGTCACCAAGCGCGGGACCGATTCCATCCATGGCTCGGCGTACGACTACTATCTGGGGTCCTACCTGAGCGCGAACGGCTGGAGAAGCAATCGCAGCCACACCCCGCGCGCCAAGAGCCACCGCAACCGTTTCGGAGCGGCGCTGGGCGGGCGGATTCTGCCCGACTGGCTGGGCGGCAAAACCTACCTTTTCGGTAACTACGAAGGGCTGCGCTATCCGCAAGCGCCGAGCAACACGTGGGACACGCCGACGGCGACGCTGCGCGCGGGCGTAGTGGCGGCGACCAGCGGCAACGAAGCGACCGAACCCATTTGCGGCCAGGGTTCCGATGCTGCCGGCGGCTGCGCGGATTCCTCGCGCACCGTCACCTACTACAACCTCAACAACCACTCCACGCAGGTCGGCGGCATCACCTATCCGGTGGCGCAGTGTGCGAACCCCGCCTCCACCAGCGCCAACCCGCTGCCTGCGGTCGCCTGTGATCCGCGCGGGCTGGGATTGAACCCGGTGGTGGCACAGCTCTGGAAGCAGTACATGCCTAACCCCAACAATCCCAACGGCGGCGACGGCTTCAACACCCAGGGATTCACCGCCAACATCAATACGCCACAGTCAAGCAATTTTTTCGTGACCCGCATTGATCACGACCTCGGGCAGAAAACCCACTTCACGCTGACCTACCACTTCTACAGCTTCTCGAGGGTCGATCAGTTCGCCCAGCACGATATCGGCGGCGGCATACCCGGCGACAGCTTCGGCGTGCCCGTCTCGCCCACGACGCGCCCGCAGTTGCCCTCCATGTGGACGGCGCAAATCACTACCAACGTGAACTCGAACATCACCAACACCTTCAACTACTCGTATTTGCGCAACTTCTGGCAGTGGGCGGGTTCGTATCTTCAGCCAACGCCGCTGAGCGGCTTTGGAGCGCTGGGCGGTGCGCTGGAGATTGGCGGCGAAAGCTCCAACGCTCTCATTCCCTATAACGTCAATACGCAGCGTGTGCGCACGCGCGTCTGGGACGGGATCGGGAACACCTTCAAGGATGATGTCACCATTCTGCACGGCAACCACTTGTTCCAGTTTGGCGGGCGCTACACCCACCAGATCGACTACCACCAGCGCAATGACAATGGCGGTGGCATTATGGCCAACAACGTCTATCAGGTCACCAACGGTAACGGCATCAGCTTCAACTACCTGCCCGCGGACTTCCAGACCGGGGCCAACTCGGGAGCGGACAAGGGCACCTTTGATCAGACTTACGCCGAAGTGCTGGGCATGGTGAGCCAGCCGCAGACGCTCTATACCCGAGCGGGCAAGGATTTGGCGCTGCAGCCGCTGGGCACGCCCATGTTCGACAAGAGCTCGATTCCGATGTACAACATGTACTTTTCCGACGCCTGGCATATCAAGCCCTCGCTGACCTTCACGTACGGCGCCGGCTACACCATCGAGATGCCGCCGTATGAGGCGCAGGGCAAGCAGGTGGTGCTGGTGGATGGCGCCGATAACCCGGTGGTGACCACCAACTACCTGGCGCAGACGGAAAAGGCGGCGCTCGCCGGGCAGACGTTCAATCCCGAGCTGGGCTTTGCCACCGTCGGCAACGTCGGCAGCGGCCTGAAGTACCCCTACCATCCCTTTTATGGCGGCTTTTCGCCACGCATCTCTCTGGCCTGGAACCCGAACGTTTCGGGTGGAGTCCTGGGCTGGATGTTTGGGGGCAACAAGTCGGTACTGCGCGGGGGTTGGTCGCGCATCTATGGCCGCCTCAACGGCGTGGATCTGGTGTTGGTGCCCCTGCTGGGGACCGGCCTCGGCCAGCCGGTGAGCTGCCTGGGCGCTACGAGTACGGGTGCCTGCCTGGGGAGCCGCGGTGCGAATCCCACTGATGCCTTCCGCATCGGGCCCACCGCGAACGGCGACGACGGCATGAGCGCGCCGCTCGGGCATGCGCCCACACAGACGCTGCCCCAACCCTACTTCCCGGGCGAGTTGCAAAACGGCGTGGCCAACCCTTCGGCCGGTTCCGGTTCCTCGCTCGATCCCAACTTCAAGCCCAACCGTTCGGATGAATTTGATCTGACCTTCCAGCGCCAGCTTACGGCGAACCTGACCACCATGATCGGTTACACCGGCCGCATCATCCGCAATGAGTTCCAGGAGCTGACGCCCAACGCCGTGCCCTACATGATGACCGCCGGGGGCGAGCAGTTCCAGAAAGCCTTCGCCCAATTGTTTGAGCAGATCGCGGCCGACCCCACGAAGCTAAGCAAGGTCACGCAATCACCGTTTTTCTCGGCGGCGATGGGGGGCAATAGCTCGGCGTTCTGCGCCCCGGCGCAGAACAATTGCGCTCTGGCGGTGGCCGAAATGGCGGGCCCCAGCGGCGGAGACTACATTGACCCCACGTTTGGCAACGATGTGTATGGCCTGTGGGCGAAACTGCAGTCCAACCCCGCCTGGACGCTGGGCCGGACCACGGCCAGCGCCCCTACGACTTGCCAGGTCGGCGTGCAGCCGGGTTGCCCGGCGAGCGGCGTCATCAGCGGCGGCGGCCAATTGTCGGCCATCTACATGAACGACTCCATTGGCTGGGGGAATTTCAATTCCCTGTTCTGGAGCGTGAACTTCCGCAACTTCCATGGCATCACCGGCGGGTCGAACCTGACCTGGTCGAAATCCATGGGCACCGGCCAGACGGTGCAGGCGTCGAGCGAATACTCAGTGACCAATCCGTTCGACCTGAAGTTCATGTATGGGCCGCAGTTCAACTCGGCGCCGGTACAGTACAACGCTTACTTCGTCTGGTCGCCGGGGGCGAAAGACCAGAGCACAATATGGCAGCACTTGGTGCACGGCTGGTCGTTCGCCCCGATCATCACATGGACGCGGCAGGCGGCGGCAAACGCCAACGGTTACGCCATGGATTCGGTGGGCAACGGCGGGCAGTGCAGCTCGTTCGGCGAGATAGACTGCTCCACCGGCTCGACCATCGAAAACGCGGTCATCACTACCGGCTACACCGGCGGCTCGGGCATGGTGCGCAACTCAACTTACGGTCGCAGCAATCCGAAAGCCCACGGCACCGGCCTGAACCGCTGGGCGGATCCGGCAGCGGTACTGGCGACCTTCCGGCCGCTGGTGCTCGGGCTCGATACCACCGGCAACGGCAGTTTCTTCCCTGGTCTGAGCAAGACCAATGTGGATTTTGCGGTGACCAAGGATCTGGCGCTCTCGGAACGTTTCTCGACCGAGCTGAACGCCCAGGCGACCAACGTGTTCAATCACTTTTCGGCGCTGGAGTACTACAACAACATCACGGCGCCGTCGGACTTCGGTTATATCTACAACAACTCTCTCAGCCCGCGCACGGTGGAGGTGGGACTGCTGGTCCGCTGGTAG
- a CDS encoding TatD family deoxyribonuclease, with protein sequence MIDSHCHPDDAAFSDDRAAMLARAAEKLEGIVAIDGAASIDGLKVWTTVGIHPHQAANAAARWDQLEATVAGDRPTDRPIDRQLSLIAIGEIGLDYHYDNSPRATQIAVFERQLSLAAAHHLPVSVHCREAWDDGFAAIRNQPGIRGVFHCFTGGQREAEQALALGWYLSFSGMLTFPKLDALRAVAAWSPADRLLVETDAPYLAPVPHRGKRNEPAWVWDTAQKLAECRKTSLDEIDHLTTTNFYGLFPLAAAH encoded by the coding sequence ATGATCGACTCCCACTGCCATCCCGACGACGCCGCCTTTTCTGACGATCGCGCGGCCATGCTGGCGCGTGCCGCAGAAAAACTCGAAGGCATCGTCGCCATCGACGGCGCCGCATCCATCGACGGCCTCAAGGTCTGGACCACGGTGGGCATCCATCCGCATCAGGCCGCCAACGCGGCCGCGCGCTGGGACCAACTCGAAGCCACGGTAGCGGGAGACCGACCGACCGACAGACCGATAGACCGACAACTTTCTCTCATCGCCATCGGCGAGATCGGCCTCGATTACCATTACGACAACTCCCCGCGCGCAACCCAAATTGCGGTTTTTGAGCGACAGCTCTCGCTCGCCGCCGCGCACCACTTGCCCGTCTCGGTGCACTGCCGCGAAGCCTGGGACGATGGCTTTGCCGCGATTCGCAACCAGCCCGGCATCCGCGGCGTGTTTCACTGCTTCACCGGCGGCCAGCGTGAAGCCGAGCAGGCTCTCGCCCTCGGCTGGTATCTTTCCTTTTCTGGCATGCTGACGTTCCCCAAGCTCGACGCCCTGCGCGCCGTCGCCGCATGGTCTCCCGCCGACCGCCTTCTGGTCGAAACCGACGCCCCTTATTTAGCCCCCGTGCCGCATCGCGGCAAGCGCAACGAACCCGCCTGGGTCTGGGACACCGCCCAGAAGCTGGCCGAATGCCGCAAAACCAGCCTTGACGAAATTGATCACCTGACCACCACCAACTTCTACGGCCTCTTTCCACTTGCGGCCGCACACTGA
- the metG gene encoding methionine--tRNA ligase, translating into MPFTLTTPLYYVNARPHLGHAYSTLAADAMVRFQRQQRQEAFLLTGTDEHGQKIERAAAAQNIAPQAFADAISAEFRSEWDRLGLHYDAFIRTTEPRHTRAVQDVFERLRRNGAIYKGSYSGPYCVSDELFVGEGKVGDPCPLCGKPTELVSEENYYFKLSAYGDQLLKLYQDNPDFIRPETRRNEVIAFVKSGLKDVSITRTSITWGIPVPGDEKHVLYVWFDALIGYLSGMGYASPNEADRARWEHLWPAWHLVGKEIVRFHCVYWPAFLLAAGLPLPRGIIAHGWLLFDEAKMSKSVGNVVRPEPIRQVLGADALRYFLLREVSFGQDGNFSYAALIDRYNADLANGWGNLAARLLAMIDKYCGGRVPPLHRTSGAIPPVNQTRTHFVDNMENWQFSRALEAVWALIGQTDRYISAAKPWDLAKGGAATAAQLDDVLRDGYEVLRWTAVLLAAILPESAERLWQQLGLPGKPQGVPYATLQWNMPLPAGPQLGARAPLFPRADKVKTMEELKILEESHQPSAISHQSPGAGDGRISIDDFGKVEMRVGTIVAAERIEKADKLLKLTVDIGAEVRTICAGIAKSYDPATLPGRKVVIVANLAPRKLRGIESNGMIVAATLPDGSAALISVPDDTPNGARLK; encoded by the coding sequence ATGCCGTTTACGCTCACCACACCGCTTTATTACGTCAATGCCCGGCCCCATCTCGGCCACGCCTACTCCACCCTCGCCGCCGATGCCATGGTCCGCTTTCAGCGCCAGCAGCGGCAGGAGGCCTTTTTGCTCACCGGCACCGACGAACACGGTCAGAAAATCGAGCGCGCCGCCGCTGCCCAGAACATTGCCCCGCAGGCCTTTGCCGACGCCATCAGCGCCGAGTTCCGCAGCGAATGGGACCGCCTCGGCCTGCACTATGACGCCTTCATCCGCACTACCGAACCGCGCCATACCCGTGCCGTGCAGGACGTCTTCGAACGCCTGCGCCGCAATGGCGCCATCTATAAAGGCAGCTACAGCGGACCCTATTGTGTCAGCGATGAGCTCTTTGTAGGCGAAGGCAAGGTGGGTGACCCCTGCCCGCTCTGCGGCAAGCCCACCGAGCTGGTAAGCGAGGAAAACTACTATTTCAAGCTCTCTGCCTACGGCGATCAATTGCTCAAACTGTACCAGGACAATCCCGACTTCATCCGCCCCGAAACCCGCCGCAACGAAGTCATTGCCTTTGTGAAATCGGGCCTGAAAGACGTTTCCATCACGCGCACTTCGATCACCTGGGGCATTCCCGTCCCCGGCGATGAGAAGCACGTCCTCTATGTCTGGTTCGACGCCCTCATCGGCTATCTCAGCGGCATGGGCTACGCCTCGCCCAATGAAGCCGACCGCGCCCGCTGGGAGCATCTCTGGCCCGCCTGGCATCTGGTAGGCAAGGAAATTGTCCGCTTCCACTGCGTCTACTGGCCGGCGTTTTTGCTCGCCGCCGGGCTGCCCCTGCCGCGGGGCATCATTGCCCACGGCTGGCTGCTGTTTGACGAAGCCAAGATGTCGAAATCGGTGGGCAACGTCGTCCGCCCCGAACCCATCCGCCAGGTGCTGGGCGCCGACGCCCTGCGCTACTTCCTGCTGCGCGAGGTCAGCTTCGGCCAGGACGGTAACTTCAGCTACGCGGCGCTGATCGATCGCTACAACGCCGATCTCGCCAACGGCTGGGGCAATCTTGCCGCCCGCCTGCTGGCGATGATTGATAAATACTGCGGCGGCCGCGTCCCTCCGCTGCACCGCACCAGCGGCGCTATTCCGCCGGTGAACCAGACCCGCACGCACTTTGTCGACAACATGGAAAACTGGCAGTTCTCGCGCGCCCTCGAAGCCGTCTGGGCGCTGATCGGCCAAACCGACCGCTATATTTCGGCTGCCAAGCCCTGGGATCTGGCCAAGGGCGGCGCCGCAACTGCCGCGCAGCTCGACGATGTGCTGCGCGACGGCTACGAAGTGCTGCGCTGGACGGCGGTGCTGCTGGCGGCGATTTTGCCGGAAAGCGCCGAGCGGCTGTGGCAGCAGTTGGGCCTGCCCGGCAAGCCCCAAGGGGTTCCCTACGCCACGCTGCAGTGGAACATGCCGCTGCCCGCTGGCCCCCAGCTCGGTGCGCGCGCGCCGCTATTCCCGCGCGCCGACAAAGTGAAAACCATGGAAGAACTGAAGATCCTCGAAGAAAGCCATCAGCCATCAGCCATCAGCCATCAGTCCCCGGGCGCGGGCGATGGGCGTATTTCGATCGACGATTTCGGGAAAGTCGAAATGCGCGTCGGCACCATCGTCGCTGCCGAGCGCATCGAAAAAGCCGACAAGCTGCTCAAACTCACCGTCGACATCGGCGCCGAGGTCCGCACCATCTGCGCCGGCATCGCCAAATCCTACGACCCCGCCACGCTCCCCGGCCGCAAGGTGGTCATCGTGGCCAACCTCGCCCCGCGCAAGCTGCGCGGCATCGAATCCAACGGCATGATCGTGGCCGCCACCCTTCCCGACGGCAGCGCCGCCCTAATCAGCGTCCCCGACGACACCCCCAATGGCGCCCGCCTGAAGTAG
- a CDS encoding carboxypeptidase regulatory-like domain-containing protein, with product MPQLRSKCSKRVEHLLMALLVLIGLSGFTPMLMAQNSASGTVTGQVTDAQGKAIVSAVVTLTNQATNGVTPTITNSAGRYSFTNLGAGTYSLAVKKTGFKSAAVKDQTVIVGKPLTINIPMQVGAATQTVEVTASGAELQTMNATVGNSISGATIAALPALNRDANSLTMLQPNTNPDGGVGGADSDQNSFSIDGGNNSNDMDGNNADYTNATGGMTSGVIPTPTESVEQFTVATSNQSADVNSAAGSSVSMVTKRGTNAVHGSVYDYYLGSKLSANAWGNNQSNVARGISHRNRFGAALGGEILPDWLGGKTYLFGNYEGLRYPNSAVFSRAVPTALLRAGVVQALAVTDSTATGYTGKWEAYNLNPNSVTVNGTAYAPATCTASGAGSVPCDPRSLGMNAVVAQLWNQYEPMPNSTVGGDRHNTLNYTASANEAQSSNFFVTRVDHDFGAKNHFELTYHWYAFTRLYPNGQADIGGGIPGDVKGVPTITSVRPQKPSMWTAEITSNISSNVTNNFNYSYLRNFWQWAGSYLKPTPLGGGLGTLGGALEIGGESNNALIPYNVNTQRVRTRIWDGIGNTFKDDVTVLHGNHLFQFGGRYTHQIDFHQRNDNGGGIMANNVYQITKGNGVNYNYLPTDFSSSADKSTYDTYYDEVLGIVSQPQTLYTRAGKNLDLQPLGTPMFDKSSIPMYNAYFADAWHIKPSLTLSYGAGYTVEMPPLEEHGKQVELVDGADNLVTTTDYLAQTEKAALSGQTYNPQLGFATVQNVGSGLKYPYKPFYGGFSPRVSLAWNPNISSGPLGWLFGGNKGVIRGGWSRIYGRLNGVDLVLVPLLGTGLGQPVSCIGASMTGGCTGVAGVNPTNAFRIGTDGMSAPLGNPPTQTLPQPYFPGELQNGVANASAGSGEVLDPKFKPNRSDEFDLTYQRQLTASLSTMIGYTGRIIRDEYQAVDLAAVPYMMTAGGEQFQTAFATLFQQIAADPKGLSHVTSSPFFTAALGGNNSTFCGKAGDCALAVAQLAGPNANGYIDPVNGNDVYGLWQKLQNNSAWTLGRTTASATTTCAATQPGCPASGRISGGGQLSAIYMNDSIGWGNFNSMFWSVNFRNFHGITGGSNLTWARSMGTGQVDQATSEYSVTNPFDLKYMYGPQFDSTPLQYNAYFVWTPGGKTQSSFLEHLVNGWSFAPIITWRRVGSNSFFGGADSVSNGGQCSSFGEMDCSTGNTIENAVLTTGYTGGSGIVRNSTYGNSDPGSGGTGMNRFADPSAIRAEFRPLVLGLDTNGNSAFFPGVSMTNVDFSVTKNLALSERFSTEINAQATNLFNHFSASENGNNISDPANFGVIGGNLLGARQVEVGLLVRW from the coding sequence ATGCCGCAACTTCGCAGTAAATGCAGCAAGCGTGTGGAGCACCTGTTGATGGCTCTACTGGTGCTTATCGGCCTGAGCGGGTTTACGCCCATGCTCATGGCCCAGAACTCAGCCTCGGGCACGGTGACCGGACAGGTTACCGATGCGCAAGGCAAAGCCATTGTGAGCGCGGTGGTCACATTGACCAACCAAGCCACCAACGGCGTCACGCCCACCATCACCAACAGCGCCGGCCGCTACAGCTTCACCAACCTGGGCGCGGGCACCTACTCGCTGGCGGTGAAAAAGACGGGCTTCAAGTCCGCGGCGGTGAAAGATCAGACCGTGATCGTGGGTAAGCCGCTTACTATTAACATTCCCATGCAAGTCGGCGCGGCGACACAGACGGTGGAGGTCACGGCCTCCGGCGCCGAACTGCAGACCATGAACGCCACGGTGGGCAACTCCATCAGCGGCGCCACCATTGCGGCGTTACCCGCGCTGAACCGGGACGCCAATTCGCTTACCATGCTGCAGCCCAACACCAATCCGGATGGCGGCGTGGGCGGAGCGGACTCGGACCAGAACAGCTTTTCGATTGACGGCGGCAACAACTCGAACGACATGGACGGCAACAACGCCGACTATACCAACGCCACCGGCGGCATGACCTCGGGCGTCATCCCGACGCCGACGGAATCGGTCGAGCAGTTTACCGTCGCCACCTCCAATCAGTCGGCTGACGTGAACAGCGCCGCCGGCTCCTCGGTTTCCATGGTCACCAAGCGCGGCACCAATGCGGTGCATGGCTCGGTGTACGACTACTACCTCGGCAGCAAGCTATCCGCCAATGCCTGGGGCAACAACCAGTCGAACGTGGCCCGCGGCATCAGCCATCGCAACCGTTTTGGCGCGGCGCTGGGCGGGGAAATCCTGCCCGACTGGCTGGGCGGCAAGACCTATTTGTTCGGCAACTACGAAGGCCTGCGGTATCCCAACTCGGCGGTATTCAGCCGGGCGGTGCCCACCGCGCTGCTACGCGCAGGCGTGGTGCAGGCGCTGGCCGTGACCGACTCTACTGCTACGGGCTACACCGGTAAATGGGAAGCCTACAACCTGAATCCCAACTCCGTGACGGTAAACGGCACGGCCTATGCGCCCGCTACCTGCACCGCCAGCGGCGCCGGTTCGGTTCCCTGCGATCCGCGCAGCCTGGGCATGAATGCCGTGGTGGCGCAGTTGTGGAATCAGTATGAGCCCATGCCCAACAGCACCGTCGGGGGCGACCGGCACAACACTCTGAACTACACCGCGAGCGCGAATGAAGCGCAGTCGTCTAACTTCTTCGTCACCCGCGTTGATCACGATTTTGGCGCGAAGAACCACTTCGAGCTGACTTATCACTGGTACGCTTTCACGCGACTGTACCCGAACGGCCAAGCGGACATCGGCGGCGGCATTCCGGGCGACGTCAAGGGCGTGCCCACCATCACCAGCGTGCGGCCGCAGAAGCCCTCCATGTGGACGGCGGAAATCACCAGCAACATCAGCTCCAACGTCACCAACAACTTCAACTACTCTTACCTGCGGAACTTCTGGCAGTGGGCCGGCAGCTACCTCAAACCGACGCCTCTCGGCGGCGGCCTGGGCACGCTGGGCGGCGCGCTGGAAATCGGCGGCGAGAGCAACAATGCCCTGATTCCCTACAACGTGAACACGCAGCGCGTGCGCACCCGCATCTGGGACGGTATCGGCAACACCTTCAAGGACGACGTGACCGTGCTGCACGGCAACCACCTGTTCCAGTTCGGCGGCCGCTACACCCACCAGATCGACTTCCACCAGCGCAATGACAACGGCGGCGGCATTATGGCGAACAACGTTTACCAGATCACCAAGGGTAACGGCGTGAACTATAACTACCTGCCGACCGACTTCAGCTCCAGCGCCGACAAGAGCACCTACGACACCTACTACGACGAAGTGCTGGGCATCGTCAGCCAGCCGCAAACGCTATACACGCGCGCGGGCAAGAACCTGGACCTGCAGCCCCTGGGCACGCCCATGTTCGACAAGAGCTCGATTCCGATGTACAACGCTTACTTCGCCGATGCCTGGCACATCAAGCCCAGCCTGACGCTGAGCTACGGCGCCGGCTACACCGTCGAAATGCCGCCGCTGGAGGAGCACGGCAAGCAGGTGGAATTGGTCGATGGCGCCGACAATCTGGTGACCACGACCGACTACCTCGCCCAGACCGAAAAAGCGGCGCTGAGCGGGCAGACCTACAACCCGCAGCTCGGCTTTGCCACGGTGCAGAACGTGGGCAGCGGCTTGAAGTACCCCTACAAGCCGTTCTACGGCGGCTTCTCGCCGCGCGTTTCGTTGGCCTGGAACCCGAACATCAGCAGCGGCCCGCTGGGCTGGCTGTTTGGCGGCAACAAGGGCGTTATCCGCGGTGGCTGGAGTCGTATCTACGGCCGGTTGAACGGTGTCGATCTGGTGCTGGTGCCGCTACTGGGCACGGGCCTGGGTCAGCCGGTTAGCTGCATCGGCGCCTCCATGACCGGCGGTTGCACCGGCGTGGCGGGTGTGAACCCGACCAATGCCTTCCGCATTGGCACCGATGGCATGAGTGCGCCGCTCGGCAATCCGCCGACGCAGACGCTGCCGCAACCCTATTTCCCCGGTGAACTCCAGAACGGCGTGGCCAACGCCTCGGCCGGTTCGGGCGAAGTGCTGGATCCGAAGTTCAAGCCGAACCGTTCCGACGAGTTCGACCTCACCTATCAGCGCCAGCTCACCGCGAGCCTGAGCACCATGATCGGTTACACCGGCCGCATCATCCGCGACGAGTATCAGGCGGTGGATCTGGCGGCGGTGCCCTACATGATGACCGCAGGCGGCGAGCAGTTCCAGACCGCGTTTGCGACGCTGTTCCAGCAAATCGCGGCGGATCCCAAGGGGCTGAGCCATGTTACGTCCTCGCCGTTCTTTACGGCGGCGCTCGGCGGCAACAACTCGACCTTCTGCGGCAAAGCGGGCGATTGCGCGCTGGCGGTGGCCCAACTGGCCGGGCCGAACGCCAATGGCTACATCGATCCGGTAAACGGCAATGACGTTTACGGTCTGTGGCAGAAGCTGCAGAACAATTCCGCCTGGACGCTGGGCCGCACCACTGCCAGCGCCACAACTACCTGCGCGGCTACGCAGCCGGGTTGCCCGGCGAGCGGCCGCATCAGTGGCGGCGGCCAATTGTCGGCCATCTACATGAACGACTCCATCGGTTGGGGGAATTTCAACTCCATGTTCTGGAGCGTGAACTTCCGCAACTTCCACGGCATTACAGGCGGGTCGAACCTGACCTGGGCGCGGTCGATGGGCACAGGCCAAGTGGATCAGGCCACGAGCGAATACTCCGTGACCAATCCGTTTGACCTGAAGTACATGTACGGGCCGCAATTTGACTCGACGCCGCTGCAGTACAACGCCTACTTTGTGTGGACGCCGGGCGGCAAGACGCAGTCGAGCTTCCTCGAGCATCTGGTCAACGGCTGGTCGTTTGCGCCCATCATCACCTGGCGGCGCGTCGGCAGCAACAGCTTCTTCGGCGGCGCTGACAGCGTGAGCAATGGCGGGCAGTGCAGCTCGTTCGGCGAGATGGACTGCTCGACGGGCAACACCATTGAGAACGCGGTGCTGACCACCGGCTACACCGGCGGCTCGGGCATCGTGCGGAACTCCACCTACGGCAACAGCGATCCGGGGAGCGGCGGAACGGGTATGAACCGCTTCGCCGATCCGTCGGCCATCCGCGCCGAGTTCCGGCCGCTGGTGCTGGGCTTGGACACGAACGGGAACAGCGCTTTCTTCCCGGGCGTGAGCATGACCAACGTGGACTTCTCGGTGACCAAAAACCTGGCTTTGTCGGAGCGGTTCTCGACCGAGATCAACGCTCAGGCGACCAACCTGTTTAATCACTTCTCGGCGTCGGAAAACGGCAATAACATTTCCGACCCGGCCAACTTCGGCGTGATCGGCGGTAACCTGCTGGGTGCCCGCCAAGTCGAAGTCGGCCTGCTGGTTCGCTGGTAG